A single region of the Azospirillum fermentarium genome encodes:
- a CDS encoding MlaA family lipoprotein has protein sequence MTRFRRAFAAAALCAATASGAAAATATGYPPEQIKTGLPRAALKTAQAPKAETPAAEGQGGFMDGYSRFMFGFNQRLYDNLDAAGGWFGGGPAAAPPDPAAGSVQNMVANLVNEPLTAVSSTLIGEFGNAWRSVERFGINSTAGVLGYYDTASQWGYPPTHTDVGLSLCRSGVGEMGYVVLPFVGPRTGRDAIADIVLMNAMLWTFAGVAAGTGASFQTIVIAESVEVAADITATRQFDIEAKKIRLRDYDETRAAYLKQRRARCAQAMSAAR, from the coding sequence ATGACCCGATTCCGCCGGGCATTCGCCGCCGCCGCCCTTTGCGCCGCGACCGCCTCGGGCGCGGCGGCGGCCACCGCCACCGGCTATCCCCCGGAGCAGATCAAGACCGGGTTGCCCAGGGCCGCGCTTAAAACCGCGCAAGCGCCAAAGGCCGAAACGCCCGCCGCCGAGGGGCAGGGCGGGTTCATGGACGGCTACAGCCGCTTCATGTTCGGGTTCAACCAGCGGCTCTACGACAATCTCGACGCCGCCGGCGGCTGGTTCGGCGGCGGCCCCGCCGCCGCCCCGCCCGATCCGGCGGCGGGCAGCGTGCAGAACATGGTCGCCAATCTGGTCAACGAGCCGCTGACCGCCGTCAGCAGCACGCTGATCGGCGAGTTCGGCAACGCGTGGCGGTCGGTGGAACGGTTCGGGATCAACAGCACCGCCGGCGTGCTGGGGTATTACGACACGGCCAGCCAGTGGGGCTATCCCCCCACCCACACCGATGTCGGGCTCAGCCTGTGCCGGTCGGGGGTGGGGGAGATGGGGTACGTGGTGCTGCCCTTCGTCGGGCCGCGCACCGGGCGCGACGCCATCGCCGACATCGTGCTGATGAACGCCATGCTGTGGACCTTCGCCGGGGTGGCGGCGGGCACGGGCGCCAGCTTCCAGACTATCGTCATCGCGGAATCGGTGGAGGTGGCCGCCGACATCACCGCCACCCGCCAGTTCGACATCGAGGCGAAGAAGATCCGCCTGCGCGATTACGACGAAACCCGCGCCGCCTATCTCAAGCAGCGGCGCGCGCGGTGCGCCCAGGCGATGTCCGCCGCCCGGTAG
- a CDS encoding SH3 domain-containing protein, protein MTNPVFSLRRPGAVAVPLAVAALALAVGAAAQTSASPAGAPVRVIPAAGEFQATSRTNVREQPSTRAQRIDLIDGGAKVHVTGKVPDAPWYAIVTQGGKAGFVSADQLRAVSPAPGVAAVQAQAPAPAPVQPPAAAAPPAGAPPVPAEVMDRLDRMQARLDALEQRLPSVAELDAAIERQKRAAAQSESLAASADLANGLIDAMGKLQDQFSAQMREQRDQFGRLGERIDSVEESVRPAVDWAREWTGRAAPMAEEAQGWFSAAYGWMSGWMPWGSRPVKMP, encoded by the coding sequence ATGACCAACCCTGTCTTTTCCCTGCGCCGTCCGGGGGCCGTGGCCGTGCCGCTGGCCGTTGCGGCCCTGGCCCTGGCGGTGGGCGCCGCCGCCCAGACGTCTGCGTCCCCGGCGGGTGCGCCCGTCCGCGTCATCCCCGCCGCCGGGGAGTTCCAGGCCACCAGCCGCACCAACGTGCGCGAACAGCCGTCCACCAGGGCCCAGCGCATCGACCTGATCGACGGCGGGGCGAAGGTTCATGTCACCGGCAAGGTGCCGGACGCCCCGTGGTACGCCATCGTGACCCAGGGGGGGAAGGCCGGCTTCGTCTCGGCGGACCAGTTGCGCGCGGTGTCCCCGGCCCCCGGTGTGGCGGCCGTCCAGGCCCAGGCCCCGGCCCCGGCCCCGGTCCAGCCGCCCGCGGCGGCGGCTCCTCCCGCGGGCGCTCCCCCGGTCCCGGCGGAGGTGATGGACCGGCTGGACCGGATGCAGGCCCGGCTGGACGCTCTCGAACAGCGCCTGCCCTCCGTGGCGGAGCTTGACGCGGCGATCGAGCGGCAGAAGCGGGCCGCCGCCCAGTCCGAATCGCTGGCGGCGTCCGCCGATCTGGCCAACGGGCTGATCGACGCCATGGGCAAGCTGCAGGACCAGTTCTCCGCCCAGATGCGCGAGCAGCGCGACCAGTTCGGGCGGCTGGGGGAGCGTATCGATTCGGTGGAGGAGTCGGTCCGCCCCGCCGTCGATTGGGCCAGGGAATGGACCGGCAGGGCCGCCCCCATGGCCGAAGAGGCGCAGGGGTGGTTCAGTGCGGCGTATGGCTGGATGAGCGGCTGGATGCCCTGGGGCAGCCGCCCGGTCAAGATGCCGTAA
- a CDS encoding efflux RND transporter permease subunit, whose translation MFQFLVGISLRQKPLVLLATVMVTLWGMVIARGMPIDLLPDLHPPVVTIVTEAGGFAPEEVEQLITYPMELMLNGMPGVTRVRSSSSPGFSLIYVEFEWGTDPYRNRQLVTERIAMARDRLPQAVSPHLAPMSSVMGLAMQVVVSADAMDPMSLREVADWTIRPRLMAVEGVSQVYVVGGDVRQFRFTPNPVAMNMLDISLSQVEQALTAFGGNSSGGFNDLYNTEFIIRNVARSRSLDDMRNLVVTYRDNRPVLLSQIGDVGFAAKVKRGEGSFNGQPSVLLAVLKHPSANSVRLAAEVKDMLADIAPSLPQGVRADRISYSQSDLITASIDNVEHVLRDAIVIVAIVLAAFLWSARTTAISLLAIPISLIVTVIILHLMGSTINTMTLGGIAIGIGQLVDDSVVYVENTLRRLGGNRRRHRPLEVIEVILRASQEVRSGIIYATAIILLVFLPLFALPGEQGRLFGPLGVAYIVSIFASLLVSVTVTPALCAYLLPNMRHLEESHDGRLIRGLKRLNARLLGWALDNPRTLLGIAGAMVIASALVLPLLPRSFLPAFNEGTLYVQLLNRPGISLAESSRVGAMAEQIILQVPEVVSVARRTGRNEEDEDADPVNSSEFPIRVRLDGRARAAVIDDLRTRLSVLPVELTVTQFLTSRMEVAQNGVRGAIVLKIFGEDLGTLRMLAAGFRQKFDAIPGLKDLLVEQQVQVPQIRITIDYERAKLFGVTPAQIAQALENLSNGRTVSQVIDGGKRFDVVMKLSDADRTPETLAQMRMETPAGYVPLSSVAAIVSSAGPNQIMRESGMRRIVVTANTDGSDMAAIVARMRAAIAATPLPTGYTSALEGSFRQEESSRTIMAGLCAVSMTLVFLVLYQRYRSTVLSLVIMANIPLALIGCVVALVLFRQDLSLAAMIGFIAVTGVAVRNGVLKISHFINLALHEGVPAGRGLILRGCEERLTPVLMTALSAGLALIPLLFTSDMPGTEILHPVAVAIFGGLISSTLLDTLTTPVLFQCFGLPALERLRVMAEGELAAETF comes from the coding sequence ATGTTCCAGTTTCTCGTCGGCATCAGCCTTCGCCAGAAGCCCCTGGTGCTCCTCGCCACCGTGATGGTGACGCTCTGGGGCATGGTCATCGCGCGCGGCATGCCGATCGACCTGCTGCCCGACCTGCACCCCCCCGTCGTCACCATCGTGACCGAGGCGGGCGGCTTCGCCCCCGAAGAGGTTGAGCAGCTCATAACCTATCCCATGGAGCTGATGCTGAACGGGATGCCGGGGGTGACGCGGGTGCGCAGTTCATCCAGCCCCGGCTTTTCCCTGATCTATGTGGAATTCGAATGGGGCACCGACCCCTACCGCAACCGCCAGCTCGTGACCGAGCGCATCGCCATGGCCCGCGACCGGCTTCCCCAGGCGGTTTCGCCCCATCTGGCGCCGATGTCGTCGGTGATGGGGCTGGCGATGCAGGTGGTGGTGTCGGCGGACGCCATGGACCCCATGAGCCTGCGCGAGGTGGCCGACTGGACCATCCGCCCGCGGCTGATGGCGGTGGAGGGCGTGTCCCAGGTCTATGTGGTGGGCGGCGACGTGCGGCAGTTCCGCTTCACCCCCAATCCCGTGGCCATGAACATGCTGGACATCTCCCTGTCCCAGGTGGAACAGGCGCTGACCGCGTTCGGGGGCAACAGCAGCGGCGGTTTCAACGATCTCTACAACACCGAATTCATCATCCGCAACGTCGCCCGCAGCCGCAGCCTGGACGACATGCGCAATCTGGTGGTCACCTACCGCGACAACCGGCCCGTGCTGCTGAGCCAGATCGGCGACGTGGGCTTCGCCGCCAAGGTCAAGCGCGGGGAGGGCAGCTTCAACGGCCAGCCGTCGGTGCTGCTGGCGGTGCTGAAGCACCCCAGCGCCAACAGCGTCCGCCTGGCCGCCGAGGTCAAGGACATGCTGGCCGACATAGCACCGTCGCTGCCCCAGGGGGTGCGGGCCGACCGGATCTCCTACAGCCAGTCCGATCTCATCACCGCCTCCATCGACAATGTGGAGCATGTGCTGCGCGACGCCATCGTCATCGTCGCCATCGTGCTGGCCGCGTTCCTGTGGAGTGCCCGGACCACGGCCATCTCGCTGCTGGCCATTCCGATCTCGCTGATCGTCACGGTGATCATCCTTCACCTGATGGGATCGACCATCAACACCATGACCCTGGGCGGCATCGCCATCGGCATCGGCCAGCTGGTGGACGATTCGGTGGTCTATGTGGAGAACACCCTGCGGCGGCTGGGCGGGAACCGGCGGCGCCACCGCCCGCTGGAGGTGATCGAGGTGATCCTGCGCGCCTCGCAGGAGGTGCGGTCGGGCATCATCTACGCCACCGCCATCATCCTGCTGGTGTTCCTGCCGCTGTTCGCGCTGCCGGGGGAACAGGGTCGGCTGTTCGGGCCGCTGGGGGTGGCCTACATCGTGTCGATCTTCGCCAGCCTGCTGGTGTCGGTGACGGTGACCCCGGCGCTGTGCGCCTATCTGCTGCCCAACATGCGCCATCTGGAAGAGTCCCACGACGGGCGGCTGATCCGCGGGCTGAAGCGGCTGAACGCCCGGCTTCTGGGGTGGGCGCTGGACAACCCGCGCACGCTGCTGGGGATCGCGGGCGCGATGGTGATCGCGTCGGCCCTGGTGCTGCCGCTGCTGCCGCGCTCGTTCCTGCCGGCGTTCAACGAGGGCACGCTGTATGTCCAGCTTCTCAACCGGCCCGGCATCTCGCTGGCGGAATCGAGCCGCGTGGGCGCCATGGCCGAACAGATCATCCTGCAGGTGCCCGAGGTGGTCAGCGTCGCCCGCCGCACCGGCCGCAACGAGGAAGACGAAGACGCCGATCCGGTGAACAGCAGCGAATTCCCCATCCGCGTGCGGCTGGACGGCCGCGCACGGGCGGCGGTGATCGACGACCTGCGCACCCGGCTGTCGGTGCTGCCGGTGGAACTGACGGTGACGCAGTTCCTCACCTCGCGCATGGAGGTGGCGCAGAACGGCGTGCGCGGCGCCATCGTGTTGAAGATCTTCGGCGAGGATCTGGGCACGCTGCGCATGCTGGCCGCCGGTTTCCGCCAGAAGTTCGACGCCATCCCCGGCCTGAAGGATCTGCTGGTGGAACAGCAGGTGCAGGTGCCGCAGATCCGCATCACCATCGATTATGAACGGGCCAAGCTGTTCGGCGTGACCCCCGCCCAGATCGCCCAGGCGCTGGAAAACCTGTCCAACGGCCGCACGGTGTCGCAGGTGATCGACGGCGGCAAGCGCTTCGACGTGGTGATGAAGCTGTCGGACGCCGACCGCACGCCGGAAACCCTGGCGCAGATGCGCATGGAAACCCCGGCGGGGTACGTGCCGCTGTCGTCGGTGGCGGCCATCGTCAGCAGCGCCGGCCCCAACCAGATCATGCGCGAAAGCGGCATGCGCCGCATCGTGGTGACCGCCAACACCGACGGGTCGGACATGGCGGCCATCGTCGCCAGGATGCGGGCGGCCATCGCCGCCACGCCGCTGCCCACCGGCTACACCTCCGCGCTGGAAGGCAGCTTCCGCCAGGAGGAATCCAGCCGCACGATCATGGCCGGGCTGTGCGCGGTGTCGATGACGCTGGTGTTCCTGGTGCTGTACCAGCGCTACCGCTCGACGGTGCTGAGCCTGGTCATCATGGCGAACATCCCGCTGGCGCTGATCGGGTGCGTGGTGGCGCTGGTGCTGTTCCGCCAGGATCTCAGCCTTGCCGCCATGATCGGCTTCATCGCCGTGACCGGGGTGGCGGTGCGCAACGGTGTGCTCAAGATCAGCCACTTCATCAATCTGGCCCTGCACGAAGGCGTGCCCGCCGGGCGCGGGCTGATCCTGCGCGGCTGCGAGGAGCGGCTGACGCCGGTGCTGATGACCGCGCTGTCGGCGGGGCTGGCGCTGATCCCGCTGCTGTTCACGTCCGACATGCCGGGCACGGAGATCCTGCACCCGGTGGCGGTCGCCATCTTCGGCGGACTCATCAGCTCGACCCTGCTCGACACCCTGACCACGCCGGTGCTGTTCCAGTGCTTCGGCCTGCCGGCGCTGGAGCGGCTGCGGGTGATGGCCGAAGGGGAACTGGCCGCCGAAACCTTCTGA
- a CDS encoding efflux RND transporter periplasmic adaptor subunit, whose product MASAFLNKNKSRGRIGHRRVHAAAVAAVLLLPAVPAVAWPRAVVGDTDDLLLSARRRVLVEPVREPSCLSTAGAWLGSTVSAVSSAASAPVSALTARLSDTSAALNQFTWELAYAFGVNSTPASRVFVTDSVGEAGEKTAANAPAEAPPEAPEPPPPALPATVAPPVPPPAPAAIPAVSVPASPPAPPPVPVSARLLAELAVDKPQRRPDGSYFVPKPLQRLFDIHTLKVESTQTPLTTRLSGRIVPDPNAHGDVEASLLGRIEPPKTGLPVLGEVVTKGQVLGYVTPAIGVVDRSQVRREVARLTNEIRITAEGLELLKQFWFVPFRDGKVMQTEVRLDGLRRERAALLPMLQTQEVLRATVDGIISVSNAINGRIVHPGEKIFEIVNPRQLWVEAVAPDPEVARSASLVENATASTPEGEVLGLSFIGSGLALQQQSVPLMFRIENPIQGLRVGRPVSVTVRNGSKLRQGMPIPREALVTDSGGAEQVWEMMSPETFMPHTVKTEALDGRSVLIVAGVGPGARIVTSGARLLSQFQ is encoded by the coding sequence GTGGCCAGTGCGTTTCTGAACAAGAACAAAAGCCGGGGACGCATCGGTCATCGGCGGGTGCATGCCGCCGCCGTGGCTGCCGTGCTTCTGCTCCCCGCCGTTCCTGCCGTGGCGTGGCCGCGGGCGGTGGTGGGGGATACGGACGACCTGTTGCTGTCCGCGCGCCGCCGCGTGCTGGTGGAGCCTGTGCGGGAACCTTCCTGTCTGTCCACCGCCGGGGCGTGGCTGGGATCAACGGTATCGGCGGTGTCCAGCGCGGCGTCGGCCCCGGTATCGGCGTTGACCGCCCGCCTGTCGGATACCTCGGCGGCGCTGAACCAGTTCACCTGGGAACTGGCCTATGCCTTCGGGGTCAACAGCACCCCTGCCAGCCGGGTGTTCGTGACCGATTCGGTGGGGGAGGCCGGCGAGAAGACCGCCGCCAACGCACCCGCCGAGGCGCCGCCTGAAGCACCCGAGCCGCCACCCCCGGCGCTTCCCGCAACGGTGGCGCCGCCAGTCCCGCCGCCAGCCCCCGCCGCCATTCCGGCGGTGTCCGTCCCGGCATCGCCCCCGGCGCCCCCTCCGGTTCCGGTGAGCGCGCGGCTGCTGGCGGAACTGGCGGTGGACAAGCCCCAGCGGCGCCCGGACGGTTCGTATTTCGTGCCGAAACCGCTGCAGCGGCTGTTCGACATCCACACCCTCAAGGTGGAAAGCACCCAGACCCCGCTGACCACGCGCCTGTCCGGCCGCATCGTTCCCGATCCCAACGCCCATGGCGACGTCGAGGCCAGCCTGCTGGGCCGGATCGAGCCGCCGAAGACCGGTCTTCCGGTGCTGGGCGAGGTGGTGACGAAGGGACAGGTTCTGGGCTATGTCACCCCGGCCATCGGGGTTGTGGACCGGTCCCAGGTGCGGCGCGAGGTGGCCCGCCTGACCAACGAGATCCGCATCACCGCCGAAGGTCTGGAGCTTTTGAAACAGTTCTGGTTCGTGCCGTTCCGCGACGGCAAGGTCATGCAGACCGAGGTGCGCCTGGACGGGCTGCGCCGCGAACGGGCGGCCCTGCTGCCCATGCTGCAGACCCAGGAGGTGCTGCGGGCCACCGTTGACGGCATCATCAGCGTGTCCAACGCCATCAACGGGCGCATTGTCCATCCGGGTGAAAAGATCTTCGAGATCGTGAATCCCCGGCAGTTGTGGGTCGAGGCCGTCGCCCCCGATCCCGAGGTGGCGCGCAGCGCCTCGCTGGTGGAGAACGCCACCGCCTCCACCCCGGAAGGGGAGGTGCTCGGCCTGTCCTTCATCGGCAGCGGGCTGGCGTTGCAGCAGCAGTCGGTGCCGCTGATGTTCCGCATCGAGAATCCCATCCAGGGCTTGCGCGTCGGCCGTCCGGTCAGCGTCACCGTGCGCAACGGCAGCAAGCTGCGCCAGGGCATGCCCATCCCGCGCGAGGCGCTGGTGACCGATTCCGGCGGGGCCGAGCAGGTGTGGGAAATGATGTCCCCGGAAACCTTCATGCCGCACACGGTCAAGACCGAGGCCCTGGACGGCCGTTCGGTGCTGATCGTCGCCGGGGTCGGCCCTGGCGCCCGCATCGTCACCAGCGGCGCCCGCCTGCTGTCGCAGTTCCAATGA
- a CDS encoding mitofilin family membrane protein, whose product MEKTTATPEPGDQEHAPPTRSSTGAAASPPPSGGVPAGVFALTILLAGAAVAGSILYGDQIRARFLPPGELQVRVGTLEKTIGTAAGGTDAGTKPLAERVASLEQAVAGIDRRIADAVAPGNRVAGILAIRQLRTALNGSGPFDGELALMRLSGTADTSLAKALDQISPKAAQGILSRSDLAARYAVLVPSLLQADLSGSTAGISDTMWNWVSGISGVFGSAPPEEVTPENRTATTLARAALALEDGDLAIAVDRLAQLEGLPRDTVAPWLADARARLAAEQAVAALDGLLATLMGS is encoded by the coding sequence ATGGAGAAAACCACCGCCACGCCCGAACCGGGCGATCAGGAACACGCCCCGCCCACCCGGTCCAGCACCGGGGCCGCGGCATCCCCGCCCCCGTCCGGCGGTGTCCCGGCCGGGGTTTTCGCCCTGACGATTCTACTGGCCGGAGCGGCGGTGGCCGGCTCCATCCTGTATGGCGACCAGATCCGCGCCCGCTTCCTGCCGCCGGGCGAGCTGCAGGTGCGGGTCGGAACACTGGAAAAGACCATCGGAACGGCCGCCGGCGGAACGGACGCCGGCACCAAGCCCCTGGCGGAACGGGTGGCATCGCTGGAACAGGCGGTGGCCGGCATCGACCGTCGGATCGCCGACGCCGTTGCCCCCGGCAATCGTGTCGCCGGCATCCTGGCCATCCGCCAATTGCGCACGGCGCTGAACGGTTCCGGCCCCTTTGACGGCGAATTGGCCCTGATGCGCCTGTCGGGGACGGCCGACACCAGCCTTGCCAAGGCTCTCGACCAGATCTCTCCCAAAGCCGCCCAAGGGATCCTCAGCCGCAGCGACCTTGCGGCCCGCTATGCGGTTCTCGTCCCCAGCCTGCTGCAGGCAGACCTGAGCGGCAGCACCGCCGGGATCAGCGACACCATGTGGAATTGGGTTTCCGGTATTTCCGGCGTCTTCGGCTCCGCACCGCCGGAAGAGGTCACACCGGAAAACCGGACCGCGACCACGCTGGCCCGCGCCGCCCTGGCCCTGGAGGACGGCGACCTCGCCATCGCGGTGGACCGGCTGGCGCAACTGGAGGGGTTGCCCCGCGACACCGTGGCCCCGTGGCTTGCCGACGCCCGTGCCCGCCTGGCCGCCGAACAGGCGGTGGCCGCACTGGATGGCCTGCTGGCAACCCTGATGGGTTCGTAA
- a CDS encoding class I SAM-dependent methyltransferase, which translates to MRNPLTVGAIAPSGPCLCRSMARAAGAAPGRRIVELGPGTGVMTRALIDAGVEAGDLLLVELDRSFAARLAGAYPGACVVRENACHLRRITRDHGWQGCDAIVSGLPLINFTGAVQLRILSGAFASLGPQGVFVQFTYGPFSPVAPAVLRRLGLTGTRTGWIVRNVPPAFVWTYRRAPGPSPL; encoded by the coding sequence ATGCGCAATCCACTGACCGTCGGTGCCATCGCCCCCAGCGGCCCCTGCCTGTGCCGGTCGATGGCGCGCGCCGCCGGGGCGGCTCCGGGCCGCCGCATCGTGGAGCTGGGACCGGGAACCGGCGTCATGACCCGCGCCCTGATCGACGCGGGGGTCGAGGCCGGTGATCTCTTGCTGGTCGAACTCGACCGCAGCTTCGCAGCCCGTCTGGCGGGGGCCTATCCCGGTGCCTGCGTGGTGCGGGAAAACGCCTGCCACCTGCGCCGCATCACGCGGGACCATGGGTGGCAGGGGTGCGATGCCATCGTGTCCGGGCTGCCGTTGATCAATTTTACCGGCGCCGTGCAGCTTCGCATCCTGTCCGGGGCCTTTGCCTCGCTGGGGCCGCAGGGGGTTTTCGTCCAGTTCACCTACGGGCCATTCTCGCCGGTGGCCCCGGCGGTGTTGCGGCGGCTGGGGCTGACCGGAACCCGCACCGGCTGGATCGTCCGCAACGTTCCGCCCGCCTTCGTCTGGACCTACCGCCGGGCGCCGGGGCCATCCCCTCTGTGA
- a CDS encoding mechanosensitive ion channel family protein has protein sequence MNEQVRRALRKLLGPFVLLLCVLAFFYIGGDYYQGVGLAAVDSTRRALKYVLGVAAFLSLAVLVQRIVQYVVFDGIVASTTGAPVPKLLSQISGLLIFGVAISACAGIVFDQDLTVLWAASGVAGLVLGMALRELLQDVFAGIALNIDRAIRIGEFIQIHKSGDSKISGQVLEISWRTTRVKDFMGDVVIFPNSKFSSFTITNFSQPQASSYRYVTLILDTRVPQPRAFRILQAAALEAMTALAGPATPVPWVEVKAIRLEGVEYAIFYKAEWAHLANAGPAILQNVLLHLAFAGLEPASLRVEGARVLSAGPAGTDTAARPARDKLVALAAATPLFRGVDEAGLRLLAEHAVFREEPENRVVIQAGEVGTVLTLVLEGLLSTESNRRNGRALLPDTLRPGDLFDAPAVLLGDAYGHTVRSRTPVLLCEFGDGALQRLFGTNAAAFDRVGLNLAGLLPGKGSDDPDERVADLYRRMRHLYPVVPVIPRPVSRGASPAAG, from the coding sequence ATGAACGAGCAAGTGCGCCGGGCGCTCCGCAAGCTGCTGGGGCCGTTTGTTCTGTTGCTGTGCGTCCTGGCCTTCTTCTACATCGGCGGGGATTATTACCAGGGGGTGGGGCTGGCCGCGGTGGACAGCACCCGGCGGGCACTGAAATACGTTCTGGGGGTGGCGGCCTTCCTGTCGCTGGCGGTGCTGGTGCAGCGGATCGTGCAGTACGTGGTGTTCGACGGCATCGTGGCGTCCACCACCGGGGCACCGGTGCCCAAACTGCTCAGCCAGATTTCCGGCCTGCTGATTTTCGGGGTGGCGATTTCCGCCTGCGCCGGCATCGTCTTCGACCAGGATCTGACGGTGCTGTGGGCCGCGTCGGGTGTGGCCGGTCTGGTCTTGGGCATGGCGTTGCGCGAACTGCTCCAGGACGTCTTCGCCGGCATCGCACTGAACATCGACCGGGCCATCCGCATCGGCGAATTCATCCAGATCCACAAGTCGGGCGACAGCAAGATCAGCGGGCAGGTGCTGGAAATCAGCTGGCGCACCACGCGGGTCAAGGATTTCATGGGGGATGTGGTGATCTTCCCCAACAGCAAGTTCAGCTCCTTCACCATCACCAACTTCAGCCAGCCCCAGGCCAGCAGCTACCGCTATGTCACGCTGATCCTGGACACACGGGTGCCGCAGCCGCGGGCCTTCCGCATTCTCCAGGCCGCGGCGCTGGAAGCCATGACCGCCCTGGCCGGTCCCGCTACCCCCGTCCCCTGGGTGGAGGTGAAGGCCATCCGGCTGGAAGGCGTGGAATACGCCATCTTCTACAAGGCGGAGTGGGCGCATCTGGCCAACGCCGGGCCGGCGATCCTGCAAAACGTGCTGCTGCACCTTGCCTTTGCCGGGCTGGAGCCGGCCAGCCTGCGGGTGGAGGGCGCGCGCGTCCTGTCCGCCGGCCCGGCGGGAACGGACACGGCGGCCCGGCCCGCGCGGGACAAGCTGGTGGCGCTCGCCGCCGCCACCCCCCTGTTCCGCGGGGTGGACGAGGCCGGGCTGCGCCTGCTGGCCGAACACGCGGTGTTCCGCGAGGAGCCGGAAAACCGCGTGGTGATCCAGGCGGGGGAGGTGGGCACCGTCCTGACCCTTGTGCTGGAAGGGCTGCTGAGCACCGAAAGCAACCGGCGCAACGGGCGCGCCCTCCTTCCCGACACCCTGCGTCCGGGGGATCTGTTCGATGCCCCGGCGGTGCTGCTGGGCGATGCCTATGGCCATACGGTGCGCAGCCGCACGCCGGTCCTGCTGTGTGAATTCGGTGACGGCGCCTTGCAGCGGCTCTTTGGGACCAACGCCGCCGCCTTCGACCGGGTGGGGCTGAACCTTGCCGGACTGCTGCCGGGCAAGGGGAGCGACGACCCCGATGAGCGAGTCGCAGACCTGTATCGCCGCATGCGCCACCTGTACCCGGTGGTTCCCGTCATTCCACGGCCGGTATCGCGCGGTGCCTCACCCGCTGCCGGGTGA